The following coding sequences lie in one Cloeon dipterum chromosome 1, ieCloDipt1.1, whole genome shotgun sequence genomic window:
- the LOC135946183 gene encoding uncharacterized protein LOC135946183 — MTLLAVTSLEEFDCLSGLSAGTYWTSGSNVDPLCAPLSQYSWCSTGYNMSPSLISSNKFWLSTTVAPTPAEHCLAFAISATSVNGLVHKYCNESLPFICQYTVECPSSDVCIKNNSLFDSSGKLIDSPSYGFWTAIGNYTYLFGNQPMTWLENYAHCCALGMEAFNIENLAEQNALTRFTKIKWEATTNFWTSGTSKGSSAGLWSWCEPNGPTIFTQNLVWETGQPDKKGGNENCIHFRFILNATGAILSDRNCGNRYSFACKSLIIKPPLMCVATCPTGSCQRSYMLFNYNPRSNLDELKDYQSYGGWYQGCGRMFLDYTKSAENWTAARDKCCEIGMTLASMESVGKLNCFSKLVNNVNGDFWLSGTDQGCPSKFRWCSRNRDFVPAEIKWKTGHPKAGLTCVYLEVRNGTSLLATADCAEQKNPLCEIRKKATPNVAMEMECAEIWDVPSEQIDLLFNVTAFLAASVSRNLMCFIKCVGSEMGLFEFGKAMSMEVLRQIELVAQENPVLLGQAMAAFLQCSAIKFNDDCTTAYEMYKCCQQKAPGVVSAIIYNNYDNGSISSPPIGCIPTRRRCWLSENYPCELNVCI, encoded by the exons ATGACTCTCCTGGCCGTAACTTCCCTCGAGGAGTTTGACTGCTTGTCTGGCTTGAgtg CCGGAACTTATTGGACGAGTGGCTCGAACGTGGATCCGCTTTGTGCGCCGTTGAGTCAGTACTCGTGGTGTTCGACGGGCTACAACATGTCTCCCTCGTTGATTTCCTCGAATAAATTCTGGCTTTCAACAACGGTAGCACCAACCCCTGCAGAACACTGTTTGGCATTCGCCATTTCTGCCACTTCTGTCAATGGCTTGGTGCACAAATACTGCAATGAGAGCCTGCCGTTTATCTGCCAGTACACCGTTGAGTGTCCTAGCAGCGACGTTTGCATCAAAAAt AATTCTTTATTTGATTCTTCTGGAAAATTGATTG ATTCGCCCTCTTATGGGTTTTGGACTGCCATCGGAAACTACACTTATCTCTTTGGAAATCAGCCG atgaCTTGGTTGGAGAACTACGCGCATTGTTGTGCTTTGGGAATGGAGGCGTTTAATATCGAAAATCTGGCCGAGCAGAATGCCCTTACTAGATTtacaaaaa TCAAATGGGAGGCAACGACGAATTTCTGGACTTCAGGAACGTCGAAAGGTTCGTCGGCAGGCCTGTGGTCGTGGTGCGAGCCCAATGGTCCGACGATTTTCACCCAAAATCTCGTGTGGGAGACAGGACAGCCAGACAAAAAAGGCGGCAATGAGAACTGCATTCATTTccgctttattttaaatgcaacaGGAGCAATCTTGTCAGACAGGAATTGTGGAAACCGCTACAGTTTCGCGTGCAAG TCTCTGATCATCAAACCTCCTTTGATGTGTGTTGCTACTTGTCCAACTGGGAGCTGCCAACGatca taCATGCTATTTAACTATAATCCACGTTCCAATCTGGATGAGCTAAAAG actaTCAGAGCTATGGAGGCTGGTACCAAGGATGTGGACGAATGTTTTTAGACTACACTAAAAGCGCG GAAAACTGGACCGCAGCTCGGGATAAATGCTGCGAAATCGGCATGACGCTGGCCTCGATGGAATCggttggaaaattgaattgctttTCCAAACTCGTCAACA ATGTAAATGGCGACTTCTGGCTCTCAGGAACGGACCAGGGTTGCCCTTCAAAATTCCGGTGGTGCTCGAGAAACCGAGACTTTGTTCCCGCCGAAATCAAGTGGAAGACTGGACATCCAAAGGCAGGTCTCACCTGCGTTTATCTCGAGGTTAGAAACGGAACGTCCCTGCTTGCAACAGCCGACTGTGCAGAACAGAAAAATCCGCTTTGCGAGATTCGAAAAAAAGCCACTCCCAACGTGGCTATGGAGATGGAATGCGCAGAAATCTGGGACGTGCCTTCAG aACAAATTGACCTGCTTTTTAACGTGACTGCCTTCCTTGCGGCAAGCGTCTCGCGGAACCTGATG tgCTTCATAAAATGCGTTGGGTCTGAAATGGGATTg tttgagtTTGGAAAGGCAATGAGCATGGAAGTGTTGCGGCAAATAGAACTCGTAGCCCAGGAAAATCCTGTTTTGCTTGGACAAGCAATGGCTGCCTTCCTCCAGTGCAGCGCAATTA AGTTCAATGACGACTGCACGACTGCCTACGAAATGTACAAGTGCTGCCAACAAAAGGCGCCTGGCGTGGTTTCGgcaataatatataataattacgaTAATGGATCAATC TCTTCCCCTCCAATCGGTTGTATTCCCACGCGCCGTCGTTGTTGGCTCTCAGAAAACTACCCCTGCGAACTTAATgtatgtatttaa